The following DNA comes from Triticum aestivum cultivar Chinese Spring chromosome 3D, IWGSC CS RefSeq v2.1, whole genome shotgun sequence.
CTTTATTACTCAAATCAAAAGGTGGGATCTTGATCGGAGGCTCCATAATTATGTGGTCTTGAACTGGATTTACTGCATTTTTTCCAGGTCCCGTCACGATCGCTGATAGAGAAGCAGAAGAAGCAATGACCTCAGTCATACTGAAGAGCTTTCCTACTCATGCTGTGTGAGCTTGCATTCCCACCCAATATTCCAGCTCACTTTCAATGCACCTGCATGATAAATAATGCAACATTTACTGGGTCATGCAGTTTCGGTGAGGAGAACGGTTGGAGGTGTGCAGAGAAGTCTGCTGACTATGTTTGGGTCTTGGACCCCATAGATGGAACAAAGAGCTTCATAACTGGTATTGAATTGTAACAGTGTGTAGGCCAACTAATTTCAGCTTAACCAACAACAAGGTTTTCGAGTCGACGAGTCGTTCTGGGGTAGTGACTCTTGACGAGTCGTGCGTGACCGATCGGCTAGTCTCGACTAGTCGAGAGGTTGAGTCGACATCAAGTGCGACTCGTTGACTAGTCGACGACTAGTTGTGACTAGTCACGCGACTCAAAAACAGTGACCAACAATGATGGGTGCTGATTTGTTGTTCGCAGGGAAGCCTCTTTTTGGTACGCTTATTGCGCTTCTTCACAATGGAAAGCCGGTATGCTGATTTTCTCTTTCTCATATTAGCTCTCCTTGTTTTTGTCCATTTTTTCACTACTACCTGCTGGAAACTGTACTGGATAGCAGTCTATCATATATAATTACATGTACCCAGTGAgttagcttgattttgttgataccGTCACCAAAGAACTACCGCTGCATGATATTCGATGCAACCTGTAAAATGTTTTTTGTTTTAGTTTGAGCATATCATATATATACTAAAGTCTCTTCTGGGCATGTTGTCTAAGTGCGTCATATATGTTAGATATTTATTCTATATCACTTGCCATTGACTATTCTTCTTTTATTTAGGTTATGGGCATTATTGATCAGCCAATCTTGAGAGAGAGATGGGTTGGGGTGGACGGGAAGAAAACTACCTTAAATGGACAAGAAATATCTGTCCGTCCTTGCAATGTACTGGAGCAAGCTTACTTGTAGGTATATTATGTTTTAGTACATAGAAATAATACATGACATTGCAATGTTGAATTATTCGTCCTGTGTATAATGATCAGTGTTGTGCATGTGGCAGATATACTACGAGTCCACATCTCTTTGAAGGAGATGCTGAAGATGCATTCATTCGTGTACGAGACAAGGTACATACCATTCTTGTAACCATATATTGTTGGCAAACTTGCACCATCAACGTCACAACTCACATGCTTGCCGTTTTACTTGTTTGTCATGCAAGGTGAAAGTCCCATTGTATGGCTGTGATTGTTATGCTTATGCTCTCCTGGCTTCTGGTTTTGTGGATCTTGTTGTTGAATCTGGATTGAAGGTATATAACACTATCCTGGATGTATATTTTGTGAAAtgctgtttgttttatttttagtgATGCTTGGAATGGACCAAATCTGAGCCTGGTAGTCAGTTTTCAGCTCAAGCTATCTTTGTATTTAAGTTGGGTTCGTTTTGTCAGTATCTCTCTTTGACCAGCCCAATATTATTCTTTCAAACGCATCAAATATACTAAAGTTATTTACTAAGATAATTTATTCTGTTGTGAAGCCATACGATTTTCTCTCGCTGGTACCGGTGATTGAAGGAGCTGGGGGCTCAATAACTGATTGGGAAGGGAACAAGCTCCACTGGCCTGTCTCTTCGGAATCTCGGCCAACAAGTATAATACTCAGTCTTCTTGATTTCACGAAATTTTGCTTCAAAATAACTTCTTTTTTGCATTCCTCAGTTCTTTCTACCTCGCATCCCTCCACTTAAGAAATTGCAACACTACGTAAATATCGAGATTTAAAAATGGCACAGGCATTTCAGTCGAGCATATTTGCTGCTTCTGTTTA
Coding sequences within:
- the LOC123078087 gene encoding bifunctional phosphatase IMPL2, chloroplastic, which produces MLPPISTIPPTFPLPHPAFTKPSLPYHLRSPSLLATFSSSAAGRACGIAGRWMGSVRASPSEAGGWAVAAAGKEGVDMERLVAVAQSAADAAGEVLRKYFRQRFEIIDKEDHSPVTIADREAEEAMTSVILKSFPTHAVFGEENGWRCAEKSADYVWVLDPIDGTKSFITGKPLFGTLIALLHNGKPVMGIIDQPILRERWVGVDGKKTTLNGQEISVRPCNVLEQAYLYTTSPHLFEGDAEDAFIRVRDKVKVPLYGCDCYAYALLASGFVDLVVESGLKPYDFLSLVPVIEGAGGSITDWEGNKLHWPVSSESRPTSFNVVAAGDSHVHGQALAALRWR